The DNA sequence aattggaggaatagtttcgtcgggttacgttgggagaatggtgactggggcacactttttcgatcttcctttgggaaggtcagtgatggtagcctcaaatccattcacttaactcctgaagaaactattatttataatgggcttactcaggatgatggcacgaccaccagctggactctcttagaggagttttccctgattcatgtgggactatcctctgtttctcaacagggtatttttcttcccttctcaattttacttcatttcatgcattattaacttcacttattttgtcctttgctttgtttcagctgctaaggagattaacgaggacaatgttcctttggttgaggaaacagctaggatgaagaaagctcggctcgcaggcctagacacccggggaaaggccacggagcctatctttttgaagaagcacaaagagcctataggggaggcctcaactgaaggagctggaggccatggtactcctatcactgctgctgcccctactgctgctgccacaggcgcctttcagcctctctggggattccgccgaggggacaccgtagttggttccacgaaacatgcttgggattggtcttaccatagcgtgacccccaaggattttactgatgtggtggccacccctgatcttgagaggatcaagctcatgggagctcagtctctggcttcggtatgccttctcttttttgaacttatttttcgttcttgtagcattgccttatactttgttaattgctttgtttcagtctaacgcctattttcaaggcgctgtgaggcaagccgaatcatggaagcgggcttctgataaggccgataatgccctcaggaggcaacagaagaagtatgctaccctggagaagaagctcaagcgcaaggaggaagaactcggagagtctaacgccgagctggtggtacttcgggcggagaaggataaagctatagacaactatctggactcggaggagtttgcccaatccatgaggattagggatgattcagtctttcccgagttttttaggactggttgggacacggcccttgggaccgtgaacgaggcttgtcctgatattaacccggcggactacatctgccctgatgacgaggctttgctacagaggtttcgtacccgagtagttgtctcggaccatgttcctcaggatccactccttcctcctcccgagtcttcttccagacctgctgaggacgacagctcttcctcctcctccgagacgacagagacatccagcgagagtggagaggacgatgatatggatgccgagggtacttcagctccttagagctttttcagccctgcgtggctttttttttattttcgagactttatttatcaaacttttgtaacatctatcagatctatttcatttatcaccttttatgcttgcatccatgcatttgatttttatttgttaggccacaaacatactttgaagaacttatgaatttcataaaattgtctgggattcgtcccttacacaagtcttaataaatttcgtaataaaactaaaacatataaatcctaagcaagcaaagcttcaaggtgcttttcaacctactcgccatcctgacgagtgagaatcgtatccggcttccctacacatagtaaaccttcaggttttgtgcatgccaagttctcgggacttcaaaaccatccatagtctctagcttgtaggttcctctaccttgaacactcttgaccctgtacggcccttcccaattcggggcaagcttccctttttgtcctataccagatgcttctatcttcctcaagattagatcgccttgtttaaaaaacctttctttaacccttaggttgtagtagaatgaagcttttttctgatattctactatctttgcatgtgctttatctcgcacttcatcaattaaatccagggctaatctctgcccttcctcatttctttctcatcgaaagcctgaatccttggagaggaatgtgatatctccacgggaactactgcttccgccccatatgccaacatgaaaggagttgcatctgtcgtgactctacaagtagtcctgtaggcccataatattggaagtatctcatctacccaattatttcttgtcttctcgatcctcttctttagtccatccaggattatccgatttgctacctctgcttgtccattggcttgcgggtgagccacagaggtgaatcgtaactcgatttcattttcttcacaatacttcttgaattcctcattgttgaattgtgttccattgtcagtgacaaggatacggggaattccatatcggcacataatgttttcccacaggaattgtgcaacctgcttagtagtgattttggccaagggtttggcttcaatccacttggtgaaataatcaatggctacaatcagaaatttcctttgtgtcgtggccataggaaaaggccctagaatatccatcccccacatggcaaagggaataggcgagttgatagaggtcagcatctcagggggttgtctaacaattggtgcatgcttctgacagcggtcacacttctttacatattctttggcatcagccatcatttctggccaatagaagcctaaacgagttatcttatgagccaaggccctgccccccaagtgttgcccacaaatacctccatgcacttcctcaagagctaagcgtgcctcatcgggcctgagacacctcaagtaaggaaccacgaaagatcttttatatagaatcccatctatcaaagagtaccttagtgctcgaacagttaacttccgtgcctcaattgcatcgcttggcaaccaaccggtctgaatgtgagccttgatgggatcaatccatgacgtccccaagcctacgggagccacaagcttaacatctatgcttcgtgtcttcaaaacacggaagtacacacttcctgaactttcttcaatctcagatgaagcaaactttgatagcgcatctgctttagcattttcttcccttggaatgtgttcaacatggcattcattaaattgggtcatcacagcccttactaggcgaacatacttagccatcgtatcatcccttgcttcaaattctccctttacctgggatatgatcaacttcgagtctccacgaacttttaagtttttgactctaagtgtcccagctagaccaaggccagcaatcagggcttcatactctgcctcattgtttgtggttgggaagtctagcttcatggcatactcaattaagaatccatcagggctttgcaaaaccaaccctgctccactggaatttgtttttgatgctccatcaaaatagagaacccaatattctttctccttgtccccattgtcgactcccttgtcttgaggtatggtatcttcctgcccccccgacttcttggttgggtatggtacattccaccacgaagtcagctagtgcctgggcttttatggccatacgtggcttatacttgagatcgaactctcccaactctattgcccacttaatcagtctcccacttgccttgggactgtgaatgatatttctcagtggctgatttgttagcacttcaatttggtgagcttgaaaataaggacgcagctttcttgaagccattaccaaggctaaagcgaatttctcaatggctgaataattcaactcagcaccatacaaaattttgctgacatagtatacgggtttctggactttcagttcctccttaaccaacaccgcgctcaaggcgctttctgaaacagccaagtacaagaataaaacttcacccagaactggcttggccaacaacggggcctggcccatatacttctttaactcttcaaatgccttctgattttcctcactccatacaaagtctttaatgttctttaatgacttgaagaatgacaagcacttgtctcctgacttggagatgaatcgtcctagcgcagcaacccttcctgtgagtttctgaacatccttgacagtttttgggggttccatgtccaggattgcctttattttatcggggttagcctcaattcccctctttgagaccatcaatcccaagaattttccagatcctactccgaaagcacacttcgtaggattcaacatcatcttgtggtacctcaggacctcaaaagcttccctcaaatgggttatatgatcagtctttactagactcttgactagcatgtcatcaacatagacttccatagtcttcccaataagatccttaaaaattttattcaccaacctttgataggt is a window from the Apium graveolens cultivar Ventura chromosome 1, ASM990537v1, whole genome shotgun sequence genome containing:
- the LOC141719871 gene encoding uncharacterized protein LOC141719871; its protein translation is MADKSSERAAKIASASKRAAKEINEDNVPLVEETARMKKARLAGLDTRGKATEPIFLKKHKEPIGEASTEGAGGHGTPITAAAPTAAATGAFQPLWGFRRGDTVVGSTKHAWDWSYHSVTPKDFTDVVATPDLERIKLMGAQSLASSNAYFQGAVRQAESWKRASDKADNALRRQQKKYATLEKKLKRKEEELGESNAELVVLRAEKDKAIDNYLDSEEFAQSMRIRDDSVFPEFFRTGWDTALGTVNEACPDINPADYICPDDEALLQRFRTRVVVSDHVPQDPLLPPPESSSRPAEDDSSSSSSETTETSSESGEDDDMDAEGTSAP